In a genomic window of Verrucomicrobiia bacterium:
- a CDS encoding low molecular weight protein arginine phosphatase — protein sequence MTGDNFTILLVCTGNTCRSPMAAGILKKMLADEGIEGVSVLSAGTAALEGMPATDLAVSTSADWQIDISAHRSKPVTDELVKEADLILTMTPEHREEILSHDPEAASKTFLLKGFPGSGKNDPTLYVRDPIGGGPSEYQRAFLEIEESLRRIFSSILQKAGKR from the coding sequence GTGACGGGGGATAATTTTACCATACTTCTGGTCTGCACCGGCAACACCTGCAGAAGCCCGATGGCGGCCGGGATTTTGAAAAAAATGCTGGCGGACGAGGGAATCGAAGGGGTTTCCGTTCTCTCCGCAGGAACGGCGGCTTTGGAGGGGATGCCGGCGACCGATTTGGCCGTCTCCACCTCCGCCGACTGGCAAATCGACATCTCCGCTCACCGTTCCAAACCCGTCACCGACGAGCTCGTGAAGGAGGCCGATTTGATTTTAACGATGACGCCGGAGCACCGGGAGGAGATTTTGTCCCACGACCCGGAGGCGGCTTCCAAGACCTTCCTTCTGAAGGGGTTTCCCGGCTCAGGGAAAAACGACCCGACCCTGTACGTCCGCGATCCCATCGGCGGCGGGCCTTCCGAATACCAGCGCGCCTTTCTGGAAATCGAGGAATCGCTCCGGCGGATTTTCTCCAGTATTTTGCAAAAGGCGGGGAAGCGGTGA
- a CDS encoding L-threonylcarbamoyladenylate synthase: MPALVLKVGRKISPPQLKKAAFVLKKGGVAILPSDTVYGLAASVKFPAAVRRIAKIKGRKQNQPFSIFVSGWGELLRRAKNRPAYFLKLKTLLPGPYTFVLPARAGLPKLCVSKGKVGLRWPDFPLLSKLVKKTGAPLVATSANRTGKPPLFSGRAVIAEFRDEADLILDSGKLPLSAVSTVVEFLPEEAIVWRKGAGYKKLMQQLYRLGVPVRDGG; the protein is encoded by the coding sequence TTGCCCGCTTTAGTTCTAAAGGTCGGCAGAAAAATTTCTCCCCCTCAATTAAAAAAGGCCGCTTTTGTACTCAAAAAAGGGGGCGTCGCCATACTGCCGAGCGACACGGTTTACGGCTTGGCCGCCTCGGTTAAATTTCCCGCCGCTGTCCGACGAATCGCCAAAATTAAAGGCCGAAAGCAAAACCAGCCCTTCTCCATCTTCGTTTCCGGCTGGGGGGAGCTTTTGCGGCGCGCGAAAAACCGGCCCGCCTATTTTTTGAAATTGAAAACCTTATTGCCGGGGCCGTACACCTTCGTTCTGCCGGCCCGCGCCGGATTGCCCAAGCTCTGCGTCTCCAAAGGGAAAGTCGGCCTGCGCTGGCCGGACTTTCCCTTGTTGAGCAAACTCGTCAAAAAAACGGGCGCGCCTTTGGTGGCAACCTCGGCCAACCGCACGGGAAAGCCCCCGCTCTTCTCGGGGCGGGCAGTCATCGCCGAATTCCGGGATGAGGCCGACTTGATTTTGGACTCAGGCAAGCTACCTTTAAGCGCCGTTTCAACGGTCGTGGAGTTTTTGCCAGAGGAGGCGATTGTTTGGCGCAAGGGAGCGGGGTATAAAAAGTTGATGCAGCAGCTTTACCGTCTGGGGGTGCCGGTTCGTGACGGGGGATAA